The DNA sequence GGCCCCTGAGGGAAAAACCGTAATCACTGCTCTTATCAATACCTGGAACGATCTGTATTGGAGAGAGCTGGCTCAGTCTGACAGGAAAAAATATGAGCAGGTTAAAAAAGAGATTGAGGAGCGTGTTTTAGATATTATAGAAAAGAAGCTTGGCAGCATTCGCGAATTTATTGAGGTAAGTGATGTCTCAACTCCCCACACTGTTCACCGGTACACTGGTAACTGGCGTGGAAGCTATGAGGGCTTTGGTATCACACCTGAGACGTTTTCTGCCAAATTGCCAAAGACTCTTCCCGGCTTAAGCAATTTCTTTATGATAGGACAGTGGACAACTCCGGGAGGAGGCTTGCCTCCCGCTGCAAAGGATGGGCGTGATCTGGCGCAAAAAATATGTAAACTGGATAAGAAAAAATTCAGAGAAACAGTATGAGATCCGGCCAGTTCCCTCTTATCGGCGGGAAAAAAAGTTCATAAGAATTTTTTTGATATCTTGATTGTTTGTCAAAGAGAGCGTTTTCATGCCAGAATTACTAAAAAAATAGGTAGAAAAAAGTGTATCAAATCCGGTGCGCTGTGCAGGTTCAGAGACAAAATTGGGGAAGTGATAGCCCTCATCGGTAATCTGGATCTCTACTGGTGAAAGATTGATGTAGGTATAAATACCATAGTTATGGACAGAGCCTGACCAGGGATTTGCAGATCCCTTATAGAGATAAAACCATGAGGGAAGTTGGGCTTCTTCAAAAACAGCAAGGACGCTTTTTAACCATAACTGTGCATCAAAGCGGGGCTGCTGATGATTGACACCAAATTCATCAACAATCACCGGAACACCATGTTTTTTTCCAAAATCGATGCGGGGAGCGATAAACTCTCTCATGGCAGATTTGAAAAATTCACCAGAATAACCATCCTTACCTCTGGGCCTTGCTCCTTCACTGCAGAAGTCGTAGGGTACATAGGCAGAGAACGCGTAGACGATATTCGGATCATCTATTTTATAGAAAAACTCAACTCCATCTCTTCTGAAATCAGAAGAGGCGCTCCAGATAATTCCCTGTTCTCCTGTATCTGTTACCATTCTTTTAAGAGTCGGTGACCAATACCTCTCACCGGGATTTGCTTCCCTGCTAAAAGCGGTGTGAACAATGATAATTCGATGAGGATCAAGAGCGCGAATAGCTGCAACAAGCTCCTTTGTACGCTTTACAAAAACGTCGTATCCGCCTTCTGCAGCAGAAGGAACACGCGGCTCCACATAGATTTGATAGCCTGCGATTCCGGAAATCCCTTTCAGTTCATTGGCAACATAGATCCACCAATCACGATGTTTAAAGAATAGTGTAGAGTCTTCAAATATCGTCTTAACCCGCTTATCACCATGTTTTTTATCTTCGTAATGCGCCACGGAGAGATTTAAGCCCGGTCCGAAATGAAGTACCGGAACAACATAGATTCCCATACTGTTAAATCTCTCTATATGACTCTTGAATTGTTCCATGTTCTTTTCTCTGAGCGGATTATCCTTTTCAAATACACTGTAGGAAAGCTCATAGCGAACAAGGAAAGGGGAGAGATGCTCAATATTCTTAAAGTCAATCTCCTGAAGGCTATAGGATGGAAATTTTTTCTGTGGCAAAAAAGGGTGTTCACCCAATTCGTTAAGACTGTCGGAGACCGGGTATTGCCAATATCCCCACGATTCGTTTGTTATGTGTAATCCGGTGAACGCGACCCGCTTTCCAGTTTGATCAACTATGCTGTCCCCACTCACCGAGAGACGGGGCAGAGGTTCTGCAAAACCTGAAACACCGAGTGCTGCAAACAAAGCAAGAGTTAGTATCCCATGCCTTATTAGAATTTTTATTACGTGGTGATTATCCATAAGTAGACTTGTCCTCAATTTCATGTAGCCTTAACTACGGTTTGTTTGGGCCAAATTAACGTTAAAACAGAGTGGCAGAGATTGCAGAAAATTCTAATTTTGACCCGTTCTCTTTGTTCAGTGAAAGGTTATCATTGCTCTTTGATTCAATATACCTGTTCTAAACTCCAACAATCAAGAGTAGCCTCAATGAGGTAAAAGCACAGCAGATCATTAGCGTAACCCGGAGGAAAGACTGTCCAGGCTTTGGATGTCTCCCTCCTCGTTTATCATCACTTTTCAGATTTGCTATGCCTCTTAATATTTCTCCTGTAGCCCGATTTCGCCTTTTGGGCCAGTAACAACAGTGCGGTTAGTGGTCCAAGGAGTGCTGCCATCGCGCCCAGGCCAATATTGCCGGAAAGCTGAAACCCGAAATTGTCATCGAAAGGGTTGTCGTTAACCAGATAGGTCCAGGTGGCACCAGCTGATTTTTTATGGAATGGTATTCCTTTCTCCTTATTCTCAGATACCAGTTTCAGAACCTCCTGGGCAGTTGCGGTATCGACACTTTGAAGCATAGCATGAAACATCTCCAAGGTAAGTTTTCTGAATTCAAAAAGCGGGTCTTGAGATCCATACCGCCTTAGATGGATAAAATCCTGAATATCTCTGATCTCTTCAAGAAAAACAGACCATGCCTTGTCGAGATGATACAGATACAGTTCTCGTATTGGTTTATCGCATTTGTCGCTTAGCCAGGTGCTAAAATTATCATTTCCCCTAAACAGCTCATGGTCTCTGCACATTTTTAGGGCATACGGGGTATTAAGTACCTCGTCTCTATGTTTTTTGATAATGTTTCGCTGCTGTTCGAGGAGTACAGAATACTTGTACAGTGTAAGCTTTATTTCAAGGTTCTGACCCTCAATGATTCGTTGTACCCTGTCAATTTCTTCCCATAATTCTCTACAGGAGTTCATTTCTTCTTCAGAGTCGGGAATCCCAAAAGGTAGCAGCTCATCAAGTTTGTATTTGACAAAAAGTTCATCTTCCAGGCTGATGAAAAATTTGGAACACCCATGATCCCCCTGCCTTCCAGCTCTTCCCCGAAGCTGCTTATCTATTCTGCTGCTTTCGTGGCGGTTTGTTCCTATCACCAGAAGCCCTCCCAGAGCCGCCACCTCATCTCGCTCCCGGTTATCAGAACCGCCCAGCCGTATATCGGTTCCTCTTCCTGCCATATTGGTAGATATGGTAACAGCTCCTCTCCGTCCTGCCTGTGAGATAATTGAAGCCTCTCTGGAGTCATCTCTGGCATTCAGTACTTCACAAACAATTCCCCGTTTTCTTAATTCAGTTGCAAACTCCTCAGATTCAGTAATGGAGCTGGTCCCCACAAGAACCGGTCTCCCAGTGGAATGTACATCTGAAATCTCTTTGAGAAGAGCTGCGTTCTTCTCTTGCTTTGTTCTATACAGCGTATCGGGTTGGTCCAGTCGAATACAGGGTCGATGGGGTGGAATAACTACAATGTGGAGCCCGAAAACGAGACGTAACTCCTCCTGAGCCTGTTCAGCTGTAGCAGTCATACCGCTTTTAGCCGGGTGCAGATTTATAAAATGTTGCAGTGTGATGGAATTAAGGATGACTCCTCCCGGCATGACTGTGCACCCCTCCTTGGCTTCTACTGCAGCCTGCAGACCGTCAGGCCAACGCCTTCGATCGGCAGTCCTTCCCGTGAACTCATCAACCAACACTACTCTGTCACTCTTTACTATATAATCTCTGTCGCGTTGGAGCAGGTGTTGAGCATGCAGCGCATGGTAGATTCTCGAAAGGAGTCTGCTGTTACAATTCTCGTACAGATTATCGAAGCCAAAGTGTTTCTCTATCTGCTCTGTACCTTTTTCTGTCAAGGTGCAATTGCGGCTATACTGGTCAAAATCAAAATCCACTCCCGCTTGTAACTTCTTTACCGCATCGGCGGCTTCAACACACCCCTGTGCCTGCTCTTGAGCATCACCAGCAATTACAAGCGGTGTTCGCGCTTCATCAATGAGAATAGAATCAGCTTCATCCACGATGGCAAAAGGAAAACCTCTTCGCACACAATCTTCAGGAGTGTACACCAGTCCATCTCTCAGGAAGTCAAAACCCGATTCACGAGCTGTTAAATAGGTGATATCTTTATTATAAGCCGACCTGCGCTCTTCGCAACTCATCCCCTGATTGATATATCCTACTTTTTTCCCCAGAAAATCAAAAACAGGTCCCATCCACAGAGCGTCTCTGCGTGCCAGATAATCGTTGAAGGTAAAAATATGCACACCATTTTTGGCCAGAGACTGAAAATAGGCAGCGAATACAGCTGTTAACGTCTTACCCTCACCAGTCTGCATCTGGGCGATTTTTCCCTCATTTAGAACCAGTCCTCCCACAATCTGTTCATCAAAGGGTACAATTCCCAGAACCCTCCTGATTGTTTCTTTCACCAAAGCAAAGGCCCTGATCTCCATAGATTCTTTAGTCTCCTGCCCGGAAAATTTACTGGTTAAATCCTGAGACATACTTTTAAGATCTCTGTCGCTTAGGGCTGATAGTTTTTCAGACTCACTGTTTATCTGCTTTACTTTTCTTATATAATCAGAAATTGTATGAGTTACAGTATTTCCGTTTAGACGATTTACCAATCTATTTACATGTTTAACAATACGTGATTTCATAGTCACTCCTTTATGAGCACTTAATAGCAAAGTTGAAGCAACCGTAACGTGCATACCGTTACACTTTGCCATTAAATTGTTAGTGTAAAATTTTGACAATTACAATTGCTGGAATCGTTTTATCCTGCAAAACTGTCATCATCGGAGTGACTTTGAGGCCTCTTTTGAGGAAGGGAAAGAGATGAGTTACGATGGAAAATTCTATGATTCTTGAGTACCAGAATAAAAAGTTGATCCTTTGAAACAGATAATTGCTTCTGTAATTTGTTATAGCTTTCAGTGGGATGAGGTACCTGATGAATATCTCCGGATGTGAAGTTCAGGCGGTAATCGGGGGAGTGTGACAGAACAAGGGTAACCGCTGTATGTGGAATAAAAAATTGAGTCGTTTCTGAATAGAAACTCATTGAAGAAATACTCAGAAATAGGCAGACTGCGGCGTCTTGGATTGCTCTTCTAAGCTTTTGGGGTTGAAGGTACATTTTCATACTCTTTTCTGATATCAGAACTGTGTAATAGGATTTGGTTATATGCAATTTTGAGACCATTTCCTAAATGAACTCTGGAGGGCTTTTTAACCGTGCTTGTTGTTTCATAACAGATCGGATTGTTTCATTATGGTACTTTAATATCAATAAAAATTATCTGTTTGAAACGCCAACTTATATGGTAAATCGGAATTCATGGGGATTTACCATAGTCAAACTGTTCATTACGGTATAACAATTGCTCCCTTGGCTTTGTAAAAACCGATTGAATACAGCTCCGGGCGCTATGTCTAAGGTAAGCAGAAACAAAACCGATGATGTCTCAAGTAGAGACATCCACCTCCAGCGCTACGAAAACAGATTTGAGACGCCGGTAAGAATTCTTGGGCTTATCTGGCTGTTGCTGGTGCTCTATGAACTGATTATCGGAATCCATCCTCTCGTTACTGCCGCTATCTATGTTATCTGGGCTGTTTTCGTTGCCGATTTTCTAATCCGGATTAGGTTGAGTCCCCACAGAGTTGTTTTTCTTAAAAAAAATGTATTGACTGTTTTCTCCCTTATGGTTCCAGCTCTGCGCTTTCTCTATTTTCTGAGAGTATTAAGAGCTTTCAGGCTCTTACGGGGAATGCGTCTGGTAAATGTAGTCGGAACCCTCAATCGCAGTAAACGTACTTTAAGAACTTTTCTGGGGACACATCACTCTGGCTATGTGATTGTACTCACTTTGCTTGTGACACTCCTGGGTTCAGCAGGAATGTATGCCTTTGAAGGTGGAAAACAGGAAAATGGTGGTATAGAAACATACTGGGATGCGCTCTACTTTACCTCAATGATAATGGTAACAATCGGTCCTCAAGCCTGGCCTGTAACAGCTGAAGGGAGATTTCTAAGCGTGCTGCTTGCTCTTTATGCATTTGCGGTGTTTGGGTATATAACGGCAGTACTGGCCACCTTTTTTATAGGGCAGGACAGAAAAAGAGTGGAAGTGAAATGAGTCTCTGATTTAGATTTTTTGTCAACATGATTCATCTTCCGGCTTATTCTGAAAGCATATCACCCGTCAAAAGATAAATTCACCAATATATCTTCACCCCATAGAGGATATGGTACATTCGCCTTAACCGTAACATTGTGCATACCTCCACTCACTTGCGTAACTAAAACTTCTGCAATCTGCCCAGCCGGTGTTACTTGAATCTTACGGCACATTAGTTTTGCCAGTGATGCTGTGATAAGCGCTTCCAGTTCGTTGCAGGGAAGAGCCTTATGGTTTTCGAT is a window from the Chitinispirillum alkaliphilum genome containing:
- a CDS encoding cellulase/endoglucanase, which encodes MDNHHVIKILIRHGILTLALFAALGVSGFAEPLPRLSVSGDSIVDQTGKRVAFTGLHITNESWGYWQYPVSDSLNELGEHPFLPQKKFPSYSLQEIDFKNIEHLSPFLVRYELSYSVFEKDNPLREKNMEQFKSHIERFNSMGIYVVPVLHFGPGLNLSVAHYEDKKHGDKRVKTIFEDSTLFFKHRDWWIYVANELKGISGIAGYQIYVEPRVPSAAEGGYDVFVKRTKELVAAIRALDPHRIIIVHTAFSREANPGERYWSPTLKRMVTDTGEQGIIWSASSDFRRDGVEFFYKIDDPNIVYAFSAYVPYDFCSEGARPRGKDGYSGEFFKSAMREFIAPRIDFGKKHGVPVIVDEFGVNHQQPRFDAQLWLKSVLAVFEEAQLPSWFYLYKGSANPWSGSVHNYGIYTYINLSPVEIQITDEGYHFPNFVSEPAQRTGFDTLFSTYFFSNSGMKTLSLTNNQDIKKILMNFFSRR
- a CDS encoding preprotein translocase subunit SecA, whose amino-acid sequence is MKSRIVKHVNRLVNRLNGNTVTHTISDYIRKVKQINSESEKLSALSDRDLKSMSQDLTSKFSGQETKESMEIRAFALVKETIRRVLGIVPFDEQIVGGLVLNEGKIAQMQTGEGKTLTAVFAAYFQSLAKNGVHIFTFNDYLARRDALWMGPVFDFLGKKVGYINQGMSCEERRSAYNKDITYLTARESGFDFLRDGLVYTPEDCVRRGFPFAIVDEADSILIDEARTPLVIAGDAQEQAQGCVEAADAVKKLQAGVDFDFDQYSRNCTLTEKGTEQIEKHFGFDNLYENCNSRLLSRIYHALHAQHLLQRDRDYIVKSDRVVLVDEFTGRTADRRRWPDGLQAAVEAKEGCTVMPGGVILNSITLQHFINLHPAKSGMTATAEQAQEELRLVFGLHIVVIPPHRPCIRLDQPDTLYRTKQEKNAALLKEISDVHSTGRPVLVGTSSITESEEFATELRKRGIVCEVLNARDDSREASIISQAGRRGAVTISTNMAGRGTDIRLGGSDNRERDEVAALGGLLVIGTNRHESSRIDKQLRGRAGRQGDHGCSKFFISLEDELFVKYKLDELLPFGIPDSEEEMNSCRELWEEIDRVQRIIEGQNLEIKLTLYKYSVLLEQQRNIIKKHRDEVLNTPYALKMCRDHELFRGNDNFSTWLSDKCDKPIRELYLYHLDKAWSVFLEEIRDIQDFIHLRRYGSQDPLFEFRKLTLEMFHAMLQSVDTATAQEVLKLVSENKEKGIPFHKKSAGATWTYLVNDNPFDDNFGFQLSGNIGLGAMAALLGPLTALLLLAQKAKSGYRRNIKRHSKSEK
- a CDS encoding Ion transport protein codes for the protein MSKVSRNKTDDVSSRDIHLQRYENRFETPVRILGLIWLLLVLYELIIGIHPLVTAAIYVIWAVFVADFLIRIRLSPHRVVFLKKNVLTVFSLMVPALRFLYFLRVLRAFRLLRGMRLVNVVGTLNRSKRTLRTFLGTHHSGYVIVLTLLVTLLGSAGMYAFEGGKQENGGIETYWDALYFTSMIMVTIGPQAWPVTAEGRFLSVLLALYAFAVFGYITAVLATFFIGQDRKRVEVK